The Saimiri boliviensis isolate mSaiBol1 chromosome 12, mSaiBol1.pri, whole genome shotgun sequence nucleotide sequence AAGCAGTAGAAGGATGGAACAGGAATGAAGGGTCTGGAGAAGCCTTAGGGAGGTGACAGCTGAAGGTGGCATCAGGAGGGGCAGGGCCTGTAGTGGGCACTGGGCAGCAGGACCCTGTTGTAAGGCAGGATCTGCTCAGGTTATAGGAAGGTCATTGGGCCACAGTGTGGTAGGGGGCCAGGTGGCTGCAGCTGGGCCCGCTGAGGGGGTAGTGGCCTTGTCTGGGACTCCAGCAGGTCTGGCCAAGCAGGAAGGTAGGTGTCCACACCATCTCAGCTCTGGGCAGGTGGGCTGGGCTCGGGGCTCATCCCCTGTCTAGAAACCACTGGGAAGCCAGGCAGCCTTGACTGTGCTCAGTAGCCGGGCCTCCAGGGCCGTCCTGCTCTTGCAGAATGGGGCAGAGCTGGAGCCTGTTGGGAAGGAGACTGGGCTGTGCACTTGAGATACTGTGGAATCGTTGGAGGCCTGAACTCTTATCCTTTCCTGGGTGGGTGAGGGCCAGTGGGGGAAGAGACTCAGGCTGGGCCGGCAGAGGGCACGGGTGAGAGGGCAGAAGGCGGGGAACAGCTGGCCCTTCTCTCCCAGCACAGCGACTCAGACTCAGACCCCGAGTACTCCACGCTGCCGCCATCGATCCCCAGCGCAGTGCCCGTGACCGGCGAGTCGTTCTGCGACTGTGCCGGGCAGAGCGAGGCTTCCTTCTGTAGCAGCCTGCACTCAGCCCACCGGGGCAAAGACTGCCGCTGTGGAGAGGAAGACGAGTGTGAGCTTGGGACCTGGTGCCTGATGGGACAGCACTGGCGGGTGGGCCTTGGGGGGCAGGCGGGGCGGAGCCCCTTGGAGCTCTCAGGGCTGCCCCAGCCTGGGCCTCTCTTGCAGATTTCGACTGGGTGTGGGATGACCTGAATAAGTCATCAGCCACCCTGCTGAGCTGCGACAACCGCAAGGTCAGCTTCCACATGGAGTACAGCTGTGGCACGGCGGCCATCCGGGGCACCAAGGAGCTCAGAGAGGGCCAGCACTTCTGGGAGATCAAGATGACCTCGCCTGTCTACGGCACCGACATGGTAAGCTGCCCTGGCCCAGGGTGCTTCTGGGGGGCCTGGCCCCAGCAGCCCAGCCCCATGCCCTCTGCCTGGCCCCTGTTCCTAGATGGTGGGCATTGGGACGTCGGATGTGGACCTGGACAAATACCGCCACACATTCTGCagcctgctgggcagggacgAGGACAGCTGGGGCCTCTCCTACACGGGTGCGTGAGGCCCAAGGTGGGGCGGGGCCAAGCCTGGGTCTCCTGGGCTCACCCCAACCCTGGCTGCCCACAGGCCTCCTCCACCACAAGGGCGACAAGACCAGCTTCTCCTCAAGGTTTGGCCAGGGCTCCATCATTGGCGTGCACCTGGATACCTGGCACGGGACGCTGACTTTCTTCAAGAACAGGAAATGCATAGGTGAGGTGGTCAGAGGACTTGTGCTCTCCTAGCTGTCACCCTGAAGGAGGCGGCCACCCCAGCTCAGTGGACACAGAGGTTTCCTGAAAGGCTTCCTCCCGGAAGCATGAGGCCCCGGGGTCCCAGAGGGTGGATAGTGAGGCCGGGCTGGAGTGGCAGGGCTAGCGCGTGCTCCCAGGTGACTGCAGCATGAGGCCTGAGGGGCTGCACCTGGTAGCCGGCCCCTTCCCGACCCGGGGTTCAGGCTGGGTCCTCCCTTCCAGGTGTGGCAGCCACCAAGCTGCAGAACAAGAGGTTCTACCCGATGGTGTGCTCCACAGCAGCACGCAGCAGCATGAAGGTCACCCGCTCCTGCGCCAGCGCCACCTCTCTCCAGTACCTCTGCTGCCACCGCCTGCGCCAGCTGCGGCCGGACTCGGGGGACACGCTGGAGGGCCTGCCCCTGCCGCCAGGCCTCAAGCAGGTGCTGCACAACAAGCTGGGCTGGGTCCTGAGCATGAGCTGCAGCCGCCGCAAGGCTCCAGCACCTGATCCCCAGACAGCGGCCTCTGCCCGCCCCAGCAGTCCCGAGCCCCGGCCCTGCCAGAGGAAGCGCTGCCGCCGGACCTGACCGACTTCCCAGTGGCTGCCTCCCTAGGCTGGGACAGCCATTCTTCTCTGTCCCTTCTGGCCACACTCCAGGGTGGAGTTGGATGAGCCATCTCTTACCTCCTGAGGCTGGATCAGTCCTTTCTGTGGGGGCTCCAGGGCCCTTCCACTGCTGTGCTGGGTGGGGAAGCAGCTGCCCCAACCCCAGGTCTCCTGGAAGGCTGCGAGGAGAGCCTGGCTGGAGCCCGCTGTTCCCACAGGGACTTTGTTTCTCCTAACCTGCTCCGCATGTTGTCAGCGGCTGCCCTGCCGTCATAGACCTAAGTGACTGCAATAAATGTAGAGTTGTTGTCTAACACCCCATGGCGGGAGCCAAAATGTCCACGCAGAGGCTGGGCTTTTGAGCATCCCAGGCATTCTCCCAGGCCTGGCCGCCCCTTCACATCCATGGGAGTCTCCTATGGCTTCTGGCTGAGTGTGCCACACCCCAAGCCTCCAGGTGGCAATGAGGCCCTGGTGCTGCCTTCAGCCCCTGccaagtgtatgtgtgtggagagGGGGTAAGGGAAACAGCCTTGCTGCTGGGCTCCCCTGTGGCCCGTGTGTGCAGGGCTCAGCATAGAACCACCAGCCTCTCTTCCCAGCTGCAAGCCGGAAGCCCCTCTCTCATTCCAGCTGCCTGAAACTTTCCCTGCAACCACCTACCCTCCCTCTGAGATCAGACCTGCCCAGCCAGAGCCTGAGGGTGTACATGTGGCTGGGGTCCTCCCCACCACTCTGCAGGTGTCTGGCCTGTCCCTAAGGCTGCATGCTGTCCTGGTGGTCCCAGGTGTGGTCAGGAGCTCAGGTCCAAGAGGAGGTCAGGGTTGGCGGTGGTCAGGAAAAGGCAGATGCGGCGAGAGAGGTCAGGCCCTACCCTGCGGGGCCGCCCATCTTCACTGGCAGTCACGGGGAGGTCAGCTAGGAGGCCCAGGCGCTCCCGCTCCGTGCTGCAGGCCACGAGCGCCTGGGGGCAGACAAAGGCATGAGAGGACTTACCTGGGGACAGGGCCTCCACGTGCAGGGCTGCGAGGAGGGAGGGGCCCACCTGTTGTAAAaggcgaggggaggggaaggcTGTGACCACAGCGTCAGCCACAGCTGGGCTGACCCGACTGAACTGCCTGATCTGCCTCCACCAGGCCCCTCGAAGCCCTGTGCCGTCCCTTGTTACCGGCTCGCCTGCTGCCCAGCGCCCTGCTGTGCAAAAGGAAAAGGCCTGGGATTCCCGGTACTgcctggagacagggagggacaGAAAGAGGCCTTTGAGAGCCTGGGCACTCCTGAGCAGCAACCCAGTGCTGCTCTGCCCTCAAAAGAGGCTGGGGAGGCACCACCACAATGAGGCGATCCTGCCCCCTTCAGCCCAGGTGTCACGTACTTGAGGGGACACTGGGCAAGGGCCTTGGTGATGGCGCACACGTGCTGACTCAGCTCCTCCCACGAGGCCACCAACAGCACATCCAGATTTGCCCAAAGCTGCAGGAGCACCAGAGCCTGGGGAGGAGGCAAGCCGGTGGGCGTGAGCAGGAGGAAGGCTCCCCAGGACATGGCTGGTAGCTGCCCCACATGCCACGCTGGGAGACAAGCCCAGCCAGCAGCCCAGTCACCGGGACCCAGGCCACTTGACTCACCCAGCTCAGACAGAccctcacctcctccacctctggcCAGTCCACGGCCACCTTGGCACCGGCCACCTGCGGGCTCTCTGGCTGTGTCCCACGGGGAACGTGCTGGCGAGACCTGAGCAGAGGTGACTGTCTCTCACCGTTCCCCATGTGACCTGCCCTGCCCGAGCTCAGCCTCTGCCAGAGCCCACCTGGGGAAGTGGCATCGGCTGTGCCACAGCAACCCCAGAAGTGTGCCCACCTCTGAACCCCCATCCCAGGCAGCCCCACTGTAAGCATAAGAGTAAACGGTACCACAGATAGGCATCCAGCCCGATGACAGCCAAGTGGGGCCGGGCGGTGATCTCGGGGGTGATCCA carries:
- the SPSB3 gene encoding SPRY domain-containing SOCS box protein 3 isoform X2, with the translated sequence MVYGEHSDSDSDPEYSTLPPSIPSAVPVTGESFCDCAGQSEASFCSSLHSAHRGKDCRCGEEDEYFDWVWDDLNKSSATLLSCDNRKVSFHMEYSCGTAAIRGTKELREGQHFWEIKMTSPVYGTDMMVGIGTSDVDLDKYRHTFCSLLGRDEDSWGLSYTGLLHHKGDKTSFSSRFGQGSIIGVHLDTWHGTLTFFKNRKCIGVAATKLQNKRFYPMVCSTAARSSMKVTRSCASATSLQYLCCHRLRQLRPDSGDTLEGLPLPPGLKQVLHNKLGWVLSMSCSRRKAPAPDPQTAASARPSSPEPRPCQRKRCRRT
- the SPSB3 gene encoding SPRY domain-containing SOCS box protein 3 isoform X1; this encodes MARRPRSSRAWHFVLSAARRDAEARAVALAGSPNWGYDSDGQHSDSDSDPEYSTLPPSIPSAVPVTGESFCDCAGQSEASFCSSLHSAHRGKDCRCGEEDEYFDWVWDDLNKSSATLLSCDNRKVSFHMEYSCGTAAIRGTKELREGQHFWEIKMTSPVYGTDMMVGIGTSDVDLDKYRHTFCSLLGRDEDSWGLSYTGLLHHKGDKTSFSSRFGQGSIIGVHLDTWHGTLTFFKNRKCIGVAATKLQNKRFYPMVCSTAARSSMKVTRSCASATSLQYLCCHRLRQLRPDSGDTLEGLPLPPGLKQVLHNKLGWVLSMSCSRRKAPAPDPQTAASARPSSPEPRPCQRKRCRRT
- the EME2 gene encoding putative crossover junction endonuclease EME2 isoform X6, whose amino-acid sequence is MARVGPGRARASRRGRSGQRRPATWDISDSDTEGPAHSEAAAKAGDPAGARRAAAEALRLMRPEQVLRRLAVRVDPAFLEDAGADVLMEALEALGCECLIEPQRPARSLQWTRASPDPCPGTLPPEVWAAGEQELLLLLEPEEFLQGVATLTQLSGPTRWVPWITPEITARPHLAVIGLDAYLWSRQHVPRGTQPESPQVAGAKVAVDWPEVEEVRVCLSWALVLLQLWANLDVLLVASWEELSQHVCAITKALAQCPLKQYRESQAFSFCTAGRWAAGEPVTRDGTGLRGAWWRQIRQFSRVSPAVADAVVTAFPSPRLLQQALVACSTERERLGLLADLPVTASEDGRPRRVGPDLSRRICLFLTTANPDLLLDLSS
- the EME2 gene encoding putative crossover junction endonuclease EME2 isoform X3, with the protein product MARVGPGRARASRRGRSGQRRPATWDISDSDTEGPAHSEAAAKAGDPAGARRAAAEALRLMRPEQVLRRLAVRVDPAFLEDAGADVLMEALEALGCECLIEPQRPARSLQWTRASPDPCPGTVSGRGLPRASPDSAVFSPGAVPGRCGWVNLGWRMRSGAAQAVLLLPPEVWAAGEQELLLLLEPEEFLQGVATLTQLSGPTRWVPWITPEITARPHLAVIGLDAYLWSRQHVPRGTQPESPQVAGAKVAVDWPEVEEVRVCLSWALVLLQLWANLDVLLVASWEELSQHVCAITKALAQCPLKQYRESQAFSFCTAGRWAAGEPVTRDGTGLRGAWWRQIRQFSRVSPAVADAVVTAFPSPRLLQQALVACSTERERLGLLADLPVTASEDGRPRRVGPDLSRRICLFLTTANPDLLLDLSS
- the EME2 gene encoding putative crossover junction endonuclease EME2 isoform X5 — encoded protein: MARVGPGRARASRRGRSGQRRPATWDISDSDTEGPAHSEAAAKAGDPAGARRAAAEALRLMRPEQVLRRLAVRVDPGAAERAGDARAFLEDAGADVLMEALEALGCECLIEPQRPARSLQWTRASPDPCPGTLPPEVWAAGEQELLLLLEPEEFLQGVATLTQLSGPTRWVPWITPEITARPHLAVIGLDAYLWSRQHVPRGTQPESPQVAGAKVAVDWPEVEEVRVCLSWALVLLQLWANLDVLLVASWEELSQHVCAITKALAQCPLKQYRESQAFSFCTAGRWAAGEPVTRDGTGLRGAWWRQIRQFSRVSPAVADAVVTAFPSPRLLQQALVACSTERERLGLLADLPVTASEDGRPRRVGPDLSRRICLFLTTANPDLLLDLSS
- the EME2 gene encoding putative crossover junction endonuclease EME2 isoform X1, whose amino-acid sequence is MARVGPGRARASRRGRSGQRRPATWDISDSDTEGPAHSEAAAKAGDPAGARRAAAEALRLMRPEQVLRRLAVRVDPGAAERAGDARAFLEDAGADVLMEALEALGCECLIEPQRPARSLQWTRASPDPCPGTVSGRGLPRASPDSAVFSPGAVPGRCGWVNLGWRMRSGAAQAVLLLPPEVWAAGEQELLLLLEPEEFLQGVATLTQLSGPTRWVPWITPEITARPHLAVIGLDAYLWSRQHVPRGTQPESPQVAGAKVAVDWPEVEEVRVCLSWALVLLQLWANLDVLLVASWEELSQHVCAITKALAQCPLKQYRESQAFSFCTAGRWAAGEPVTRDGTGLRGAWWRQIRQFSRVSPAVADAVVTAFPSPRLLQQALVACSTERERLGLLADLPVTASEDGRPRRVGPDLSRRICLFLTTANPDLLLDLSS
- the EME2 gene encoding putative crossover junction endonuclease EME2 isoform X7, with the translated sequence MARVGPGRARASRRGRSGQRRPATWDISDSDTEGPAHSEAAAKAGDPAGARRAAAEALRLMRPEQVLRRLAVRVDPAFLEDAGADVLMEALEALGCECLIEPQRPARSLQWTRASPDPCPGTLPPEVWAAGEQELLLLLEPEEFLQGVATLTQLSGPTRWVPWITPEITARPHLAVIGLDAYLWSRQHVPRGTQPESPQVAGAKVAVDWPEVEEALVLLQLWANLDVLLVASWEELSQHVCAITKALAQCPLKQYRESQAFSFCTAGRWAAGEPVTRDGTGLRGAWWRQIRQFSRVSPAVADAVVTAFPSPRLLQQALVACSTERERLGLLADLPVTASEDGRPRRVGPDLSRRICLFLTTANPDLLLDLSS